The genomic DNA TAATTATGCTTATCTCGTTCCTTATATACAGGAAAGCGAAGAGATATTTTTAAAAACCATTATTCCCAGCCGAAAAGCTACAAAGAAATATGTGAGGTCATAAAAATGAAAAAGACGATCTTAGACGCTGAAGAGAAAGATATTTTAGAATCATATGAACGTGGAGAATGGCGGACTGTAAAAAATCAAAAGCAGGAAATAATAAAACTCCGTGAATATGCGAAGAATACACTTCAAAAAGACAAGAGAATAAATATCCGGATGTCATCCAAGGATCTGGATCAGGTACAGGTCATTGCTGCTCAAGAAGGCATTCCTTACCAAACACTCATATCCAGCATTATACATAAATACGTATCCGGCTATTTAACAGAGAAAAAGAGAGTTGGGAAATCGGGGACAGCCATGAAATAATGCAATTCTTTACGTGTTTGATTGAGAAGATCATAATTTTATAGCCGTCCTTCTGAACATGCATAGCGAGCGAATACGATGTATTTTACCTTGCATACGGAGATTCTCCGTCCGCCGCAAGGCGGGCTGCGGGGAGCTTCAATTGCCCTATAATGAGCCTCTATGACTATGGAAAAGA from Desulfovibrionales bacterium includes the following:
- a CDS encoding antitoxin, whose product is MKKTILDAEEKDILESYERGEWRTVKNQKQEIIKLREYAKNTLQKDKRINIRMSSKDLDQVQVIAAQEGIPYQTLISSIIHKYVSGYLTEKKRVGKSGTAMK